One Globicephala melas chromosome 6, mGloMel1.2, whole genome shotgun sequence genomic window carries:
- the NKX2-6 gene encoding homeobox protein Nkx-2.6, with the protein MLLNPVTSTPFSVNDILRLEHEQIGPEALQLRGARRSPESSQYLLPVPEQRGSEVPSTGSGDGDRRQEGSEPPEGPCETVTEMDAELVGEPQSGLSAASHPCDGTRVQERDVGDSGGGGARGDGSEHPKGRPRRKPRVLFSQAQVLALERRFKQQRYLSAPEREHLASALQLTSTQVKIWFQNRRYKCKRQRQDKSLELAGHPLAPRRVAVPVLVRDGKPCLGPRTPAFSGPYGAAAAPYSCFGGYAGAAYSAPYGGGYAGAPPGPAPPVPQASSGFSEGGPSANPQGHLPAALQGVRAW; encoded by the exons ATGTTACTGAACCCTGTCACCTCCACTCCCTTTTCGGTCAATGACATCCTGAGGCTGGAGCATGAGCAGATTGGCCCGGAGGCCTTGCAACTCAGGGGTGCACGGAGGAGCCCGGAAAGCTCTCAGTACCTGCTACCGGTCCCAGAACAGCGAGGGTCGGAGGTTCCCAGCACCGGTAGCGGCGACGGCGACAGAAGGCAGGAAGGGTCGGAGCCTCCTGAAGGTCCCTGTGAGACAGTCACAGAGATGGACGCTGAACTGGTGGGCGAGCCAC AGTCCGGCCTCAGCGCAGCCTCGCACCCCTGCGATGGGACCCGAGTGCAGGAGCGCGACGTGGGTgacagcggcggcggcggcgcgcgcgGGGATGGCTCGGAGCATCCCAAAGGGCGGCCCCGGCGGAAGCCGCGCGTGCTCTTCTCGCAGGCGCAGGTGCTGGCTCTGGAGCGGCGCTTCAAGCAGCAGCGGTACCTGTCAGCGCCGGAACGCGAGCACCTGGCCAGCGCCTTGCAGCTCACGTCGACGCAGGTCAAGATCTGGTTCCAGAACCGGCGCTATAAGTGCAAGAGACAGCGCCAGGACAAGTCCCTGGAACTGGCGGGCCACCCGTTAGCGCCGCGCCGGGTGGCGGTGCCCGTGCTGGTGCGGGATGGCAAGCCCTGCCTGGGCCCCCGCACGCCCGCCTTCTCCGGCCCCTATGGCGCGGCCGCGGCGCCCTATTCCTGTTTCGGCGGCTACGCGGGCGCTGCCTACAGCGCTCCCTACGGCGGCGGCTACGCCGGCGCGCCCCCGGGCCCCGCGCCCCCCGTACCCCAGGCCAGCTCTGGCTTCAGCGAGGGGGGACCGAGCGCCAACCCGCAGGGCCACCTGCCCGCCGCGCTTCAGGGGGTCAGGGCCTGGTGA